In Amaranthus tricolor cultivar Red isolate AtriRed21 chromosome 5, ASM2621246v1, whole genome shotgun sequence, a genomic segment contains:
- the LOC130812854 gene encoding non-specific lipid-transfer protein-like codes for MASRANLKLLSAVVMCMMVAAPYSQAAINCGLVSQSLAPCLAFLENGNGPSAACCKGVKTLQSLANTVQDKRTACRCMKSAAAAIPGINHKNTAALPSKCGVRIGTVAGPQTDCNKIN; via the exons ATGGCTAGTCGAGCTAACCTGAAGCTGTTATCTGCAGTTGTCATGTGCATGATGGTGGCTGCACCATATTCACAGGCTGCAATTAACTGTGGTCTGGTCTCTCAGAGCCTTGCTCCATGCCTTGCCTTCCTAGAAAATGGTAATGGACCATCAGCAGCTTGCTGCAAAGGTGTCAAAACCCTCCAATCTTTGGCTAACACTGTGCAGGATAAAAGAACTGCTTGCAGGTGCATGAAATCAGCTGCCGCAGCCATCCCTGGTATCAATCACAAGAACACAGCTGCACTTCCTAGCAAATGTGGAGTCAGAATTGGAACAGTTGCTGGTCCACAGACAGACTGCAACAA GATAAACTAG
- the LOC130812855 gene encoding non-specific lipid-transfer protein-like → MASSAFCKFVCAVLMCMVVVAPYAEATINCGTVTKNIAQCVTYLKGGDEPSETCCDGVRTLSKLASTPEDKKTACGCIKSAASSVKGIDSQKAASLPTKCGVTISYAISPNTDCSKVN, encoded by the exons ATGGCTAGCTCAGCTTTTTGCAAATTTGTGTGTGCAGTTCTTATGTGCATGGTGGTCGTTGCACCGTATGCAGAGGCAACCATTAACTGTGGCACAGTGACCAAAAATATTGCACAATGTGTTACCTACTTAAAGGGTGGCGATGAACCGTCAGAAACATGCTGTGATGGGGTTCGGACCCTCAGCAAATTAGCGTCTACCCCAGAAGACAAGAAAACTGCTTGTGGCTGCATAAAATCAGCAGCTAGCTCTGTTAAGGGTATTGATAGCCAGAAGGCAGCGTCTCTTCCTACTAAATGTGGTGTCACAATTTCCTATGCAATCAGCCCCAACACTGATTGCTCTAA GGTGAACTAG
- the LOC130813164 gene encoding non-specific lipid-transfer protein, with translation MKVNAIMLKKLVSLIVIGMVVLALAAPRTVEGAVTCTVVTKALGPCMTYLKGTGATAPPANCCAGVRSLKAAAQTVADRRMACNCMKTAAQKTKSLNYKVAARLASQCGVRMSYSVNPNVNCNSVQ, from the exons atgaaagtAAATGCAATAATGCTAAAGAAGTTAGTAAGTTTAATTGTGATTGGTATGGTAGTTTTAGCCCTAGCCGCCCCTCGGACAGTGGAGGGGGCAGTGACATGTACGGTGGTGACGAAGGCCCTAGGGCCATGCATGACGTACTTGAAAGGTACGGGAGCGACTGCACCACCGGCTAACTGTTGTGCTGGAGTTCGATCACTCAAGGCCGCAGCTCAAACCGTAGCTGATCGTAGGATGGCTTGTAATTGCATGAAAACAGCAGCACAAAAGACTAAATCTCTTAATTATAAGGTTGCTGCTAGACTTGCTTCTCAGTGTGGTGTACGCATGTCTTACTCCGTTAACCCTAATGTTAATTGCAACAG TGTTCAGTAA